The following are from one region of the Nicotiana tabacum cultivar K326 chromosome 3, ASM71507v2, whole genome shotgun sequence genome:
- the LOC107815322 gene encoding uncharacterized protein LOC107815322 isoform X1: MAAYAACKRVGYFGPKLGALSGRNQFHGRLISNPSFNGKRLFLVDTLALVRRLEAQGVPTKQAEAITAAITEVLNDSLENVAQTFVSKEELQTLEMIQESKLSKFKSEVQSSQEIHGLRAQLEAAKYDVIKYCIGTLVSISAVGLAVVRILK, from the exons ATGGCCGCTTATGCGGCATGTAAACGGGTCGGGTATTTCGGACCTAAACTCGGAGCTCTTTCAGGACGCAACCAATTCCACGGCAGACTCATTTCGAACCCTTCTTTCAATGGCAAGCGCTTATTCCTCGTCGACACTCTAGCTCTT GTGAGAAGACTGGAAGCACAAGGGGTGCCTACGAAGCAAGCTGAGGCTATTACTGCTGCTATTACTGAGGTTTTGAATGACAGCTTGGAAAATGTTGCTCAGACTTTTGTTTCTAAAGAAGAGTTACAGaca CTTGAGATGATTCAAGAATCCAAGTTGTCCAAATTTAAGTCCGAAGTTCAAAGCTCTCAG GAAATTCATGGATTAAGGGCTCAGTTGGAAGCTGCAAAATATGATGTAATAAAATATTGTATAGGTACCCTTGTCTCTATATCTGCTGTTGGTTTGGCCGTAGTCCGTATTTTGAAGTAA
- the LOC107815322 gene encoding uncharacterized protein LOC107815322 isoform X2 yields MRHVNGSGISDLNSELFQDATNSTADSFRTLLSMVRRLEAQGVPTKQAEAITAAITEVLNDSLENVAQTFVSKEELQTLEMIQESKLSKFKSEVQSSQEIHGLRAQLEAAKYDVIKYCIGTLVSISAVGLAVVRILK; encoded by the exons ATGCGGCATGTAAACGGGTCGGGTATTTCGGACCTAAACTCGGAGCTCTTTCAGGACGCAACCAATTCCACGGCAGACTCATTTCGAACCCTTCTTTCAATG GTGAGAAGACTGGAAGCACAAGGGGTGCCTACGAAGCAAGCTGAGGCTATTACTGCTGCTATTACTGAGGTTTTGAATGACAGCTTGGAAAATGTTGCTCAGACTTTTGTTTCTAAAGAAGAGTTACAGaca CTTGAGATGATTCAAGAATCCAAGTTGTCCAAATTTAAGTCCGAAGTTCAAAGCTCTCAG GAAATTCATGGATTAAGGGCTCAGTTGGAAGCTGCAAAATATGATGTAATAAAATATTGTATAGGTACCCTTGTCTCTATATCTGCTGTTGGTTTGGCCGTAGTCCGTATTTTGAAGTAA
- the LOC107815321 gene encoding uncharacterized protein LOC107815321, producing the protein MREDNDMNGKDDSCCIDGNSKSINPIKDAGAGGTGSGEGEVEGLSSSKNKGKSCKGCLYYSSTFKSNSRNPLCLGLSRSLPQVPRYIVGESEMEASKEGRSLTDFRYACVGYSVYLDQKSRSTDAQETQTELPVCVGLEVLVDKRPTSADAAPAPAHAHAQKKEDGNGVPQPRSHKPTHAAGDEFLTRFTRNANLVAMGVAKNLRKVGNRIKESVDDIFYRRPK; encoded by the exons ATGAGGGAAGATAATGATATGAACGGAAAAGACGACAGTTGCTGCATCGACGGCAACAGCAAAAGCATAAATCCAATCAAAGATGCCGGAGCCGGAGGGACAGGCTCCGGCGAAGGTGAAGTAGAAGGACTATCATCATCGAAGAATAAAGGAAAGTCGTGCAAAGGATGTCTATATTATTCTTCTACTTTCAAATCCAATTCTCGCAATCCTCTCTGTCTCGGCCTTAGCCGTTCCCTTCCTCAAG TACCTCGGTATATTGTTGGGGAATCTGAGATGGAAGCTTCTAAAGAGGGTCGGAGCCTTACGGATTTTAGATATGCTTGTGTCGGTTATTCTGTATACTTGGATCAGAAATCTCGATCAACTGATGCTCAAGAGACACAAACAGAATTGCCAGTCTGTGTTGGCCTTGAG GTTTTGGTGGATAAAAGACCCACTTCAGCTGATGCAGCTCCTGCTCCTGCTCATGCTCATGCCCAAAAGAAAGAAG atggAAATGGAGTTCCACAGCCTCGATCACATAAACCAACTCACGCAGCTGGTGATGAGTTCCTTACCAG GTTTACCAGGAATGCTAACTTGGTTGCAATGGGAGTAGCCAAGAACTTGCGGAAAGTGGGAAACCGTATAAAAGAAAGTGTTGATGACATCTTCTACCGGCGGCCAAAGTAG
- the LOC107815319 gene encoding transmembrane and coiled-coil domain-containing protein STS1-like, with translation MSSSTLTPMQRYAAGALFGLALHQAQIHQTSPLGFPSDEDDRISNSSSSDSVSEGPQLWVNESCGLLRPVFQFLEIDKKAWPGLEETAGSSSPKHHVGAFLRSLSVSEEGSDTFSEPAEKELDLAKAIDAMASSMEKTLDNVSKQEKREEYEHECREKLSVADMQSRSEVENTTNIENYQEKSKKPSSIEQAHLESVGGVDEKPVEEASALEYSRKLTVLYQLFSACLAQTPEESKKYTRRRRGYDARHRVALRLLATWFDIKWIKVEAIETTVACSAMALLKEEESKEQSRSPKSSWAKWKRRGIIGAAAVTGGTLLAVTGGLAAPAIAAGFGALAPTLGALVPVIGASGFAAVASAAGSVAGSVAVAASFGAAGAGLTGSKMARRTGDVDEFEFKSIGENHNQGRLAVEVLISGLVFKEEDFVRPWEGQYDNSERYVLQWESKNLIAVSTAIQDWLTSRLAMELMKRGAMMTVLKTLLAAFALPATLLAMTDFIDSKWTIAVDRSDKAGKLLAEVLQKGLQGHRPVTLVGFSLGARVIFKCLRILAESESNSGLVERVVLLGAPIAIKDMNWEAARKVVAGRFVNAYSTNDWMLGIAFRASLLTRGLAGIQPVDVPGIENVDVTELIDGHSSYLWATQKILNLLELDAYYPVVLGRVTL, from the exons ATGTCGTCTTCGACATTGACGCCAATGCAAAGGTACGCAGCGGGAGCTCTGTTCGGGCTAGCGCTTCACCAGGCCCAGATCCACCAAACTAGTCCGTTGGGTTTTCCGTCCGACGAGGACGATCGCATTAGCAATAGCAGCAGTAGTGATTCCGTCTCCGAAGGTCCTCAACTTTGGGTTAACGAATCATGCGGCCTGCTTCGCCCAGTTTTCCA ATTTCTAGAGATTGATAAAAAAGCATGGCCTGGACTAGAGGAAACTGCTGGGTCTTCATCACCAAAGCATCACGTGGGAGCG TTTCTAAGGTCGCTCTCTGTCTCTGAAGAAGGCAGTGATACTTTTTCAGAACCAGCAGAGAAGGAACTTGATCTTGCAAAAGCAATAGATGCTATGGCATCAAGCATGGAGAAAACTTTGGATAATGTGTCCAAGCAGGAGAAGCGGGAAGAATATGAACATGAGTGTCGGGAGAAATTATCTGTTGCTGATATGCAATCCAGGTCCGAAGTGGAAAATACCACAAATATTGAAAATTACCAAGAGAAAAGCAAGAAGCCATCTAGCATTGAGCAGGCGCATTTAGAGTCAGTTGGTGGGGTTGATGAAAAACCAGTGGAGGAGGCATCGGCGCTTGAATACTCTAGGAAACTCACTGTTCTTTATCAACTTTTCTCAGCTTGTCTTGCACAAACACCTGAAGAGAGTAAAAAATATACACGAAGGAGGAGGGGTTATGATGCACGGCATCGCGTGGCTTTGCGGTTGCTGGCAACATGGTTTGATATCAAATGGATCAAAGTG GAAGCCATCGAAACCACAGTTGCTTGTTCTGCAATGGCTTTGCTGAAAGAGGAAGAATCAAAGGAACAAAGCCGATCTCCTAAAAGCTCATGGGCTAAGTGGAAACGAAGAGGTATAATAGGTGCGGCGGCGGTAACCGGAGGAACCTTGTTGGCAGTTACTGGTG GTTTAGCTGCTCCGGCAATAGCTGCAGGCTTTGGTGCTTTAGCCCCTACCTTGGGAGCCCTTGTTCCTGTGATTGGAGCAAGTGGGTTTGCTGCTGTTGCTAGTGCTGCAGGAAGTGTTGCCGGGTCTGTTGCAGTAGCAGCATCATTCGGAG CTGCTGGAGCTGGACTTACAGGAAGTAAAATGGCCAGGAGAACCGGAGATGTTGATGAATTTGAGTTCAAGTCTATAGGAGAAAACCATAACCAGGGT CGGCTGGCAGTTGAGGTTTTGATCTCAGGACTTGTTTTTAAGGAGGAAGATTTTGTAAGACCTTGGGAAGGTCAATATGATAACTCTGAGAG ATACGTGCTGCAGTGGGAGTCGAAGAATCTTATTGCTGTAAGCACTGCAATTCAGGATTGGTTGACATCAA GACTTGCAATGGAGTTGATGAAGCGTGGTGCTATGATGACCGTTTTAAAAACTCTTTTGGCAGCATTCGCATTGCCAGCAACATTGCTTGCTATGACTGATTTTATTGACAGCAAATGGACTATTGCCGTGGACAG ATCTGACAAGGCAGGAAAACTTCTGGCAGAAGTGTTACAGAAAGGGTTACAAGGACATAG ACCTGTGACACTCGTAGGGTTTTCACTTGGGGCAAGAGTTATCTTTAAATGTCTCCGGATTCTGGCTGAGAGCGAGAGTAATT CTGGACTTGTGGAAAGAGTTGTTCTTCTTGGGGCACCCATTGCAATTAAGGATATGAACTGGGAAGCAGCTAGAAAG GTAGTGGCTGGTCGATTTGTGAATGCTTACTCTACAAATGATTGGATGCTAGGGATTGCCTTCCGTGCCAG TCTCCTTACACGAGGCTTGGCTGGAATTCAACCAGTTGATGTTCCTGGTATTGAAAAT GTTGATGTGACTGAACTCATCGATGGTCATTCCTCCTATTTATGGGCTACCCAAAAGATTTTAAATCTACTTGAGCTTGATGCCTATTATCCGGTAGTTCTCGGTCGCGTCACGCTGTAA